The sequence below is a genomic window from Brevibacillus laterosporus.
ACATGCAGGCGGTGGTATTGGTCCGCAGTTATTTAACTCCCTGTATTTGTTGGTTTTAACCATGTGCTTTGCTGTTCCAATTGGGCTTGGCGCAGGGATTTATTTAGCTGAATACGCACCTGATCGCAAGTGGGTTAAAATGATTCGTATGTCTATTGAGGTACTATCTTCCCTGCCGTCCATTGTTGTAGGTATGTTTGGTCTGCTACTATTTGTTAGTATGACAGGCTGGGGCTATTCTCTGATCTCAGGTGCGATGGCACTAACCGTATTTAATCTACCGTTGATCGTGCGCATTACCGAAGATGCCTTGCGCTCCGTCCCACAAGACCAGAAGGAAGCTAGCTATGCATTAGGCGTAACAAAATGGAAAACAATTGTTTCTGTCCTGCTACCTACTGCACTGCCTGGCTTGATCACAGGATTCGTACTGGCTTCTGGGCGTGTATTTGGGGAAGCGGCAGCCTTGCTATTTACAGCAGGTATGACTTCGCCTGATATTCAATTCAACAATTTTG
It includes:
- the pstA gene encoding phosphate ABC transporter permease PstA, with translation MTSKQKDKIATFLLTGIAVLLIALLIGLLGFVISKGASKLNWDFITSPPDMLHAGGGIGPQLFNSLYLLVLTMCFAVPIGLGAGIYLAEYAPDRKWVKMIRMSIEVLSSLPSIVVGMFGLLLFVSMTGWGYSLISGAMALTVFNLPLIVRITEDALRSVPQDQKEASYALGVTKWKTIVSVLLPTALPGLITGFVLASGRVFGEAAALLFTAGMTSPDIQFNNFDLSSPTSPWNVFRPAESLAVHIWKINAEGLVSDAREIADGAAAILVIAVLMFNGGARWFGRWLHKRLTKIAA